In Streptomyces sp. 840.1, one DNA window encodes the following:
- a CDS encoding NADH-quinone oxidoreductase subunit D, with product MTTPHATPRATTEGTVYTVTGGDWDEVVQSAAASDDERIIVNMGPQHPSTHGVLRLILEIDGETVTEARCGIGYLHTGIEKNLEFRNWTQGTTFVTRMDYLTPFFNETAYCLGVEKLLGIEDQIPDRATVLRVLLMELNRISSHLVCIATGGMELGATTIMIYGFRDRELVLDLFELITGLRMNHAFVRPGGLAQDLPPGAVDHLREFVKTMKKNLPEYDKLATGNPIFKARMQDVGYLDLTGCMALGATGPVLRSAGLPHDLRKTDPYCGYEDYEFDVPTADSCDSYGRFLIRLEEMRQSLRIVEQCIDRLAPGPVMVADKKIAWPAQLALGPDGLGNSLDHIRKIMGTSMEALIHHFKLVTEGFRVPAGQAYTAVESPKGELGVHVVSDGGTRPYRVHFRDPSFTNLQAMAAMCEGGQVADVIVAVASIDPVMGGVDR from the coding sequence ATGACCACTCCCCACGCAACGCCCAGGGCCACCACCGAGGGGACTGTATATACAGTCACCGGCGGCGACTGGGACGAGGTCGTCCAGTCGGCGGCCGCCTCGGACGACGAACGCATCATCGTCAACATGGGCCCCCAGCACCCGTCCACGCACGGTGTGCTCCGGCTGATCCTGGAGATCGACGGCGAGACCGTCACCGAGGCCCGCTGCGGCATCGGCTACCTCCACACCGGAATCGAGAAGAACCTCGAATTCCGGAACTGGACGCAGGGCACCACCTTCGTCACGCGCATGGACTACCTGACGCCGTTCTTCAACGAGACGGCGTACTGCCTGGGGGTGGAGAAGCTCCTCGGCATCGAGGACCAGATCCCCGACCGGGCGACCGTCCTGCGCGTGCTGCTGATGGAGCTCAACCGGATCTCCTCGCACCTGGTGTGCATCGCCACCGGCGGCATGGAGCTCGGCGCCACCACGATCATGATCTACGGCTTCCGCGATCGTGAACTGGTTCTCGATCTCTTCGAGCTGATCACCGGCCTGCGGATGAACCACGCGTTCGTCCGGCCCGGCGGACTCGCCCAGGACCTGCCGCCGGGTGCGGTCGACCACCTGCGCGAGTTCGTGAAGACCATGAAGAAGAACCTGCCGGAGTACGACAAGCTAGCCACCGGCAACCCCATCTTCAAGGCCCGCATGCAGGACGTCGGCTACCTCGACCTGACCGGCTGCATGGCGCTCGGCGCCACCGGTCCCGTCCTGCGCTCCGCCGGACTCCCGCACGACCTGCGCAAGACCGACCCGTACTGCGGCTACGAGGACTACGAGTTCGACGTCCCCACCGCCGACAGCTGCGACTCCTACGGCCGCTTCCTCATCCGGCTGGAGGAGATGCGCCAGTCGCTGCGGATCGTCGAGCAGTGCATCGACCGGCTCGCCCCCGGCCCGGTCATGGTGGCCGACAAGAAGATCGCCTGGCCCGCGCAGCTCGCGCTCGGACCGGACGGACTCGGCAACTCGCTCGACCACATCAGGAAGATCATGGGCACCTCCATGGAGGCCCTGATCCACCACTTCAAGCTGGTGACCGAGGGCTTCCGGGTCCCGGCCGGGCAGGCGTACACCGCCGTCGAGTCGCCCAAGGGCGAACTCGGGGTGCACGTCGTCTCGGACGGCGGCACCCGCCCCTACCGGGTCCACTTCCGCGACCCGTCCTTCACCAACCTCCAGGCCATGGCGGCGATGTGCGAGGGCGGCCAGGTCGCTGACGTCATCGTCGCCGTCGCGTCCATCGACCCCGTGATGGGAGGCGTCGACCGGTGA
- a CDS encoding NADH-quinone oxidoreductase subunit C, with product MSEQEPGANGVPSPRDETGEVIGVRKGMFGANNGGDTSGYGGLVRTVTLPGATSRPYGGWFDEVADELEGALEEQGLLPANAIEKTVVDRGELTFHIAREHLPTVAKTLRDDPALRFELCTGVSGVHFLGDKGRELHAVYHLRSLTHGRLIRLEVSAPDRDPHIPSLVSVYPTNDWHERETYDFFGLVFDGHPALTRIMMPDDWQGFPQRKDYPLGGIAVEYKGAQIPAPDQRRSYS from the coding sequence ATGAGCGAGCAGGAGCCCGGCGCCAACGGCGTCCCCTCCCCGCGCGACGAGACCGGCGAGGTCATCGGCGTACGCAAGGGCATGTTCGGCGCCAACAACGGCGGCGACACCTCGGGCTACGGCGGGCTCGTCCGTACCGTCACGCTGCCGGGCGCCACCTCGCGCCCGTACGGCGGCTGGTTCGACGAGGTGGCCGATGAGCTCGAAGGGGCCCTGGAGGAACAGGGCCTGCTTCCCGCCAACGCCATCGAGAAGACCGTCGTGGACCGGGGCGAGCTGACTTTCCACATCGCCCGCGAGCACCTGCCCACCGTCGCGAAGACCCTGCGCGACGACCCGGCACTGCGCTTCGAGCTCTGTACGGGGGTGAGCGGCGTCCACTTCCTCGGTGACAAGGGGCGTGAGCTGCACGCCGTCTACCACCTGCGCTCGCTCACCCACGGCCGGCTGATCCGGCTGGAGGTGTCCGCACCGGACCGCGATCCGCACATCCCGTCCCTCGTATCGGTCTATCCGACCAACGACTGGCACGAGCGCGAGACCTACGACTTCTTCGGGCTCGTCTTCGACGGGCATCCCGCCCTCACCCGGATCATGATGCCGGACGACTGGCAGGGCTTCCCGCAGCGCAAGGACTACCCGCTCGGCGGCATCGCCGTCGAGTACAAGGGCGCCCAGATCCCGGCTCCGGACCAGCGGAGGTCGTACTCCTGA
- a CDS encoding NADH-quinone oxidoreductase subunit B family protein: MGLEEKLPSGFVLTTVEQAAGWVRKSSVFPATFGLACCAIEMMTTGAGRYDLARFGMEVFRGSPRQADLMIVAGRVSQKMAPVLRQVYDQMPNPKWVISMGVCASSGGMFNNYAIVQGVDHIVPVDIYLPGCPPRPEMLIDAILKLHQKIQGSKLGVNAEEAAREAEEAAINALPLIEMKGLLR; encoded by the coding sequence ATGGGACTCGAAGAGAAGCTGCCCAGCGGCTTCGTGCTGACCACTGTCGAGCAGGCCGCCGGCTGGGTACGGAAGTCCTCCGTCTTCCCGGCCACCTTCGGCCTCGCCTGCTGCGCCATCGAGATGATGACGACCGGGGCCGGTCGCTACGACCTGGCCCGGTTCGGGATGGAGGTCTTCCGCGGATCGCCGCGGCAGGCGGACCTGATGATCGTGGCAGGACGGGTCAGCCAGAAGATGGCGCCCGTTCTGCGGCAGGTCTACGACCAGATGCCGAACCCCAAGTGGGTCATCTCCATGGGGGTTTGCGCGTCATCGGGCGGGATGTTCAATAACTACGCCATTGTTCAGGGTGTTGACCATATTGTGCCGGTTGATATCTATTTGCCGGGTTGCCCGCCGCGTCCCGAGATGCTGATCGACGCGATCCTCAAGCTCCACCAGAAGATCCAGGGCTCCAAGCTCGGGGTCAACGCGGAGGAGGCCGCCCGCGAGGCGGAGGAAGCGGCGATCAACGCACTGCCCCTGATCGAGATGAAGGGGCTGCTTCGATGA
- a CDS encoding NADH-quinone oxidoreductase subunit A codes for MNAYAPILVLGALGAGFAIFSVVSATLIGPKRYNRAKQEAYECGIEPTPTPAGGGRFPIKYYLTAMLFIVFDIEIVFLYPWAVTFDALGIFGLVEMLLFVLTVFVAYAYVWRRGGLEWD; via the coding sequence GTGAATGCCTACGCGCCCATCCTCGTGCTCGGCGCCCTCGGGGCAGGGTTTGCGATCTTCTCCGTGGTCAGCGCCACGCTTATCGGCCCCAAGCGGTACAACCGGGCAAAGCAGGAAGCGTACGAGTGCGGTATCGAACCCACCCCCACTCCAGCCGGAGGCGGCCGTTTCCCGATCAAGTACTACCTGACGGCGATGCTCTTCATCGTCTTCGACATCGAGATCGTCTTCCTCTATCCCTGGGCGGTCACCTTCGACGCCCTGGGGATTTTCGGGCTCGTCGAGATGCTGCTCTTCGTGCTCACCGTCTTCGTCGCCTACGCGTATGTGTGGCGTCGTGGCGGCCTGGAATGGGACTGA
- a CDS encoding C40 family peptidase translates to MSHTALIPSHRKPRQSASKTALRAGVAGGVLSTIAVAGAAGPAQAEPVTQTIEMPTITAGLSTTVAASAEATQQVALDLETQASEDAAAATAAKAAKKAKAEAVRKAEAKKKAEAAAEAKAEAAERASRSAERTALSAPSGSSSSSSSSSSGSSVSTASAPASSSATGSAASVVSFVQMQVGDAYVSGGTGPNSWDCSGLVQAAFRTVGVDLPRVSQSQSTAGTQVGLGNLQPGDILYWGGAGSAYHVGVYVGGGQFVGAQNSSTGVVQRPLDYDMPTGAVRVL, encoded by the coding sequence ATGTCCCACACCGCTCTCATACCCAGCCACCGGAAGCCCCGCCAAAGCGCCTCGAAGACGGCACTGCGGGCCGGAGTTGCCGGTGGCGTCCTCAGCACCATCGCGGTCGCAGGCGCTGCCGGTCCGGCCCAGGCCGAGCCGGTGACCCAGACCATCGAGATGCCCACCATCACGGCAGGCCTCTCCACCACCGTCGCGGCGTCCGCCGAGGCCACGCAGCAGGTCGCCCTGGACCTGGAGACGCAGGCCAGCGAGGACGCCGCAGCCGCGACCGCGGCCAAGGCCGCCAAGAAGGCCAAGGCGGAGGCCGTCCGCAAGGCAGAGGCCAAGAAGAAGGCCGAAGCCGCCGCGGAGGCCAAGGCGGAGGCCGCCGAGCGCGCCTCCCGCTCCGCCGAGCGCACGGCGCTGAGCGCCCCCTCCGGCTCTTCCTCCTCTTCCTCCTCCTCTTCCTCCGGTTCCTCGGTGTCGACCGCTTCGGCGCCCGCCTCCTCGTCCGCCACGGGCTCCGCGGCCTCCGTCGTCTCCTTCGTGCAGATGCAGGTCGGCGACGCGTACGTGTCCGGCGGCACCGGCCCCAACTCGTGGGACTGCTCCGGCCTCGTCCAGGCCGCGTTCCGCACGGTGGGCGTCGACCTGCCGCGCGTCTCGCAGAGCCAGTCGACCGCCGGCACCCAGGTCGGGCTCGGCAACCTCCAGCCGGGCGACATCCTTTACTGGGGCGGCGCGGGCAGCGCGTACCACGTCGGGGTCTACGTGGGCGGCGGCCAGTTCGTCGGTGCGCAGAACTCCTCCACCGGTGTGGTGCAGCGCCCGCTGGACTACGACATGCCGACCGGCGCGGTCCGCGTCCTCTGA
- a CDS encoding MFS transporter: MRHTPATDTATSATSRTGAPPRAHLRGIPAVFSLTLALFAIVTTEILPIGLLTPIGAEFGVADGTAGLMMTMPGLLAAVAAPTVTLATARVDRRLMLCALVLLLAVANFLSAAATAYWMVLVARVLVGVTIGGFWSIGAGLAGRLVPPASAARATAVLFAAVPLGSVLGVPAGTLIGDLAGWRTAFAVLGLLSTGALALLLLTLPTLPPAEVTRLPVLRSLLRGTGTRYALGMTFLVVLAHFAAYTYVSPFLRQATGAGPGRITAFLLVYGAAGVLGNFIGGALATRAPHLAFGAVAATIAAATALLPALGRTDAGALALLVAWGLGYGAVPVCSQTWFTRAAPRTPEAASVLFTASFQATLAAGALTGGTIVDHASLRAVMWWGAVVAGGAVVVAGRAALASHTHGGHPG; the protein is encoded by the coding sequence ATGCGCCACACGCCCGCCACGGACACCGCCACCTCCGCCACGTCCCGCACCGGCGCTCCACCCCGCGCACACTTACGCGGCATCCCGGCGGTGTTCTCCCTGACGCTGGCCCTCTTCGCCATCGTCACCACGGAGATCCTGCCGATCGGTCTGCTGACGCCGATCGGGGCCGAGTTCGGCGTCGCGGACGGCACGGCGGGCCTGATGATGACGATGCCCGGCCTCCTCGCCGCCGTCGCCGCCCCGACGGTGACCCTCGCGACGGCCCGCGTCGACCGCAGGCTGATGCTCTGCGCCCTGGTCCTGCTGCTCGCGGTGGCCAACTTCCTCAGCGCCGCCGCGACGGCCTACTGGATGGTGCTGGTCGCCCGGGTCCTCGTCGGCGTCACCATCGGCGGCTTCTGGTCGATCGGCGCCGGGCTGGCCGGCCGGCTGGTCCCGCCCGCCTCGGCCGCGCGGGCCACGGCGGTCCTCTTCGCGGCCGTGCCCCTCGGCTCCGTCCTCGGCGTCCCCGCCGGCACGCTCATCGGCGATCTGGCGGGCTGGCGCACCGCGTTCGCGGTGCTGGGGCTGCTGAGCACCGGCGCACTGGCCCTGCTGCTCCTCACGCTCCCCACGCTGCCCCCGGCCGAAGTCACCCGCCTCCCGGTGCTCCGTAGCCTGCTGCGCGGCACGGGCACCCGGTACGCCCTGGGCATGACGTTCCTCGTCGTACTGGCCCATTTCGCCGCGTACACCTACGTAAGCCCCTTTCTGCGCCAGGCCACTGGGGCCGGTCCGGGCCGGATCACCGCCTTCCTGCTCGTCTACGGCGCCGCCGGGGTGCTCGGCAACTTCATCGGGGGCGCACTGGCCACCCGCGCCCCGCACCTCGCGTTCGGGGCGGTCGCCGCGACGATCGCCGCCGCGACCGCCCTGCTGCCCGCCCTCGGCCGCACCGACGCGGGCGCGCTCGCCCTGCTCGTCGCCTGGGGACTCGGCTACGGCGCGGTCCCGGTCTGCTCCCAGACCTGGTTCACCCGCGCCGCCCCACGGACCCCCGAGGCGGCGTCGGTCCTGTTCACCGCGTCCTTCCAGGCAACCCTCGCGGCCGGCGCCCTCACGGGCGGCACGATCGTCGACCACGCCTCGCTCCGCGCTGTCATGTGGTGGGGGGCGGTGGTGGCGGGGGGCGCGGTGGTGGTGGCGGGGCGGGCCGCGCTCGCCTCGCACACGCACGGCGGCCATCCGGGCTGA
- a CDS encoding ATP-binding protein — protein sequence MTPVSVPPAPAPYLPQRGERYRLVAPNTPTAPRIARDFVGALLRTTEHPGLADDARLCVSEVVSNAHCHTRSARIRVDVTVNRRQVMVYVTDDEPARLPKPGVAPHVPHTPYAPHAESGRGLVIVESLTDRWGTTTRGGRVRTAKTVWFVLVERAAVVGARS from the coding sequence ATGACCCCCGTATCCGTTCCGCCCGCGCCCGCCCCGTACCTCCCGCAGCGCGGCGAGCGCTACCGGCTCGTCGCGCCGAACACCCCCACCGCGCCCCGCATCGCGCGGGATTTCGTGGGAGCGCTGCTGCGGACCACCGAGCACCCCGGGCTGGCCGACGACGCCCGGTTGTGCGTGAGCGAGGTGGTGTCCAACGCGCACTGCCACACGCGGTCGGCCCGCATCCGGGTCGACGTGACGGTGAACCGGCGCCAGGTGATGGTCTACGTGACCGACGACGAACCGGCCCGGCTGCCGAAGCCGGGCGTAGCGCCACATGTGCCACACACGCCATACGCGCCACACGCGGAGAGCGGGCGCGGGCTCGTCATCGTGGAGAGCCTGACCGACCGTTGGGGGACCACGACGCGCGGCGGGCGGGTGCGGACCGCGAAGACCGTCTGGTTCGTGCTCGTGGAGCGCGCGGCGGTCGTGGGCGCGCGGAGCTGA
- a CDS encoding helix-turn-helix transcriptional regulator has protein sequence MPPRSYPTARQKRLGAELRKLRERAGMSGSEAAAFLGGERAQISHIESGRYGVSDQRVRRLAAHYSAGDKHLVDALASMAEERTKGWWDEYRGILSPGFLDLAELEHRATYIRAIQMLNIPGIFQTEAYARDLIRSGVSDLPAAELNARVEHRARRRDIFDRPAPTSFEAFVHEAALRMRYCGTGIMREQLNFLHEASTWPSVTIRVIPFTAQITGSAHSMLYAGASIPALDTVQIDSAFDAGFLDAEAQLARYRELLDSIESISLGPEESAQFIQLIAHEM, from the coding sequence ATGCCGCCAAGGAGCTACCCGACCGCCAGACAGAAGCGATTGGGCGCGGAGCTTCGCAAGCTGCGCGAGCGCGCCGGAATGTCCGGGAGCGAGGCCGCCGCGTTCCTGGGTGGCGAGCGCGCGCAGATCAGCCACATCGAATCCGGTCGCTACGGCGTGAGCGACCAGCGCGTACGTCGCCTGGCCGCCCATTACTCGGCCGGTGACAAGCACCTGGTGGACGCACTCGCGAGCATGGCCGAGGAGCGCACGAAGGGATGGTGGGACGAATACCGCGGCATACTCTCGCCGGGATTCCTGGACCTGGCCGAGCTGGAGCACCGCGCCACGTACATCCGCGCCATTCAGATGCTGAACATTCCGGGAATCTTCCAGACAGAGGCGTACGCACGGGATCTGATCCGCAGCGGCGTCTCCGACCTTCCGGCCGCAGAGCTAAACGCTCGTGTCGAGCACCGCGCGCGACGTCGGGACATCTTCGATCGGCCCGCCCCGACCTCGTTCGAGGCATTCGTCCACGAGGCCGCGCTCCGCATGCGCTACTGCGGCACCGGCATCATGCGCGAACAGCTCAACTTCCTTCACGAGGCTTCCACCTGGCCATCCGTGACGATCCGCGTCATCCCGTTCACAGCGCAGATCACCGGTTCGGCGCATTCGATGCTGTACGCAGGGGCCAGCATTCCGGCGCTCGACACCGTGCAGATCGACAGCGCTTTCGACGCCGGATTTCTGGACGCCGAAGCCCAGCTCGCCAGATACCGAGAACTGCTTGATTCCATCGAGTCGATCTCCCTCGGCCCGGAGGAATCGGCTCAGTTCATCCAACTCATCGCACACGAAATGTGA
- a CDS encoding DUF397 domain-containing protein, whose product MTDAINWQKSSFSGADNNQSCIELAPVDGAIKMRESDDPDLVVTTSVAKLRAFVLGVKAGEFDHLI is encoded by the coding sequence ATGACCGACGCAATCAACTGGCAGAAGTCGTCATTCTCGGGAGCGGACAATAACCAGAGCTGCATCGAGCTGGCCCCCGTGGACGGTGCGATCAAGATGCGCGAGAGCGATGACCCCGACCTGGTCGTCACGACGAGCGTCGCCAAGCTCCGAGCCTTCGTCCTGGGCGTCAAGGCCGGCGAGTTCGACCACCTGATCTGA
- a CDS encoding MerR family transcriptional regulator yields MPPRSPRSNDVLDDDDYPAYTMGRAAEMLGATPAFLRTLGENRLITPLRSDGGHRRYSRYQLRIAARARELVDQGTKIEDACRIVILEDQLEEAQRINAEYRRAAEPGDPQATAAHFGGLPAEAPKA; encoded by the coding sequence ATGCCCCCTCGGAGTCCCCGTTCCAACGATGTTCTTGACGATGACGATTACCCCGCCTACACCATGGGCCGTGCCGCAGAGATGCTCGGCGCCACCCCCGCCTTCCTCCGTACTCTCGGTGAGAACCGGCTGATCACCCCCTTGCGTTCGGACGGCGGCCACCGCCGTTACTCCCGCTACCAGCTGCGCATCGCCGCACGGGCCCGTGAGCTCGTCGACCAGGGAACGAAGATCGAGGACGCCTGCCGCATCGTGATCCTCGAGGACCAGCTCGAAGAGGCCCAGCGCATCAACGCCGAATACCGCCGCGCAGCCGAGCCGGGGGACCCGCAGGCGACGGCTGCCCACTTCGGTGGGCTCCCGGCGGAGGCCCCGAAGGCGTGA
- a CDS encoding ATP-binding protein → MNSTATTGAAAPEALVIEDDSPAGVARARDATRAFARGLDPALEAEAADTLALVVSELATNAVRHGGGRYTLRLDATAESVHVAVSDPSPSPPRERTPDLSGGTGGFGWHMIRHLSDTVTTVPGPGRGKTIHAHLGRHRTKAGSAATAQPPLAMRGRRNAVQCSGATS, encoded by the coding sequence ATGAACAGCACGGCGACGACCGGCGCGGCAGCGCCCGAAGCCCTGGTCATCGAGGACGACAGCCCGGCAGGCGTGGCTCGCGCCCGCGATGCCACCCGCGCCTTCGCGCGCGGCCTGGACCCGGCCCTGGAAGCCGAAGCGGCGGACACCCTCGCCCTGGTGGTGTCCGAACTCGCCACCAACGCGGTGCGCCACGGGGGCGGCCGCTACACCCTCCGGCTCGACGCCACCGCCGAATCGGTGCACGTGGCTGTGAGCGACCCCAGCCCCTCGCCCCCGCGCGAACGCACCCCGGACCTGAGCGGCGGCACGGGGGGCTTCGGCTGGCACATGATCCGCCATCTCAGCGACACCGTGACCACCGTCCCCGGCCCGGGGCGGGGGAAGACCATCCACGCCCATCTGGGCCGACACCGGACCAAGGCGGGCAGTGCCGCCACCGCACAGCCGCCCCTGGCGATGCGCGGCCGCCGGAATGCCGTTCAGTGCTCCGGTGCGACTTCATGA
- the hemC gene encoding hydroxymethylbilane synthase produces the protein MGAVPASELNLIRIVSRDSPMALAQVERVRALLAARCPDTATEVVPVRTTGDKWMGDLAAVEGKGAFTKEVDQALLAGEADLAVHCVKDIPADRPLPAGTTFAAFLARDDIRDALIHPGGLRLDELPAGTRVGTSSVRRVAQLAASHPHLDCVPMRGNANRRLEKLAAGEADALLLALSGLERIGRTDVITEVLSPETMCPPIGAGVLALQCREDDTALIDVISELGDASTHRETTAERMLLHVLQGHCNSPIAGYAQVEGSGELSLRAKVFTPDGKTVLNAHEWAGPLDPATLGTSVAVSLLRQGARELIDGIAH, from the coding sequence GTGGGCGCTGTGCCCGCCTCTGAACTGAATCTCATCCGCATCGTGTCCCGCGATTCGCCCATGGCCCTCGCCCAGGTGGAGCGCGTCCGCGCCCTGCTGGCCGCCCGCTGCCCGGACACCGCCACCGAGGTCGTCCCCGTCAGGACGACCGGCGACAAGTGGATGGGCGACCTCGCGGCGGTCGAGGGCAAGGGCGCGTTCACGAAGGAGGTCGACCAGGCGCTCCTCGCGGGCGAGGCGGACCTCGCGGTGCACTGCGTCAAGGACATCCCGGCCGACCGGCCGCTGCCCGCCGGTACGACGTTCGCCGCGTTCCTCGCCCGTGACGACATCCGGGACGCGCTCATCCACCCGGGCGGCCTCCGTCTCGACGAGCTTCCGGCCGGCACCCGCGTCGGCACCTCGTCGGTCCGGCGCGTCGCCCAGCTGGCCGCCTCACACCCGCACCTGGACTGCGTACCGATGCGCGGCAACGCCAACCGGCGCCTGGAGAAGCTCGCCGCCGGCGAGGCCGACGCGCTGCTCCTGGCGCTCTCCGGGCTCGAACGGATCGGCCGCACCGACGTGATCACCGAGGTGCTGTCGCCCGAGACGATGTGCCCGCCCATCGGCGCGGGAGTCCTTGCCCTGCAGTGCCGCGAGGACGACACCGCACTCATCGACGTCATCAGCGAGCTCGGTGACGCCTCCACCCACCGGGAGACCACCGCCGAGCGCATGCTGCTCCACGTCCTGCAGGGGCACTGCAACAGCCCCATCGCCGGGTACGCCCAGGTCGAGGGGAGTGGTGAACTCTCCCTCCGGGCGAAGGTGTTCACCCCCGACGGCAAGACCGTCCTCAACGCCCACGAGTGGGCGGGCCCCCTGGACCCCGCGACCCTCGGCACCTCCGTCGCCGTCAGCCTGCTGCGCCAGGGCGCGCGTGAACTGATCGACGGCATCGCGCACTGA
- a CDS encoding helix-turn-helix transcriptional regulator, protein MDDPIRHPLAYARELRGWSQSDLAAHLDRVARRHGLRSGTDKTAVSRWENGRKKPGPDSQILIAEALGIPLSEVELCGWPDWLPGRDLPMPLGTAYPVHVLRDAQKAAMDRRSFMTYSAAALAGLAAQWATIETGRLSAALSGRTAVDTELVDWLEDTSAKLTALPTEQRQHTIKLADAHLATVTDLIDGGRCSERTGMRLHSLAAALSTTCGWYRFDQGKHYAAGKLWTAALHASHAAGDRDFGAGVLSDFAYQSNWLGMPAVSVEQLGHAISSTGHPPPGRCCSCAGPGLTRPSVGGPTATGTCPGPRPNWRRLRSIPHRAGAHG, encoded by the coding sequence GTGGACGATCCGATCCGGCACCCCCTCGCCTACGCCCGCGAACTGCGCGGGTGGTCGCAGAGCGACCTGGCCGCACACCTCGACCGGGTCGCCCGCAGACACGGACTCCGTTCCGGTACGGACAAGACAGCCGTCAGCCGCTGGGAGAACGGGCGCAAGAAGCCCGGCCCCGACTCACAGATCCTGATAGCCGAAGCCTTGGGCATCCCCCTGAGCGAAGTGGAGTTGTGCGGCTGGCCCGACTGGCTTCCCGGCCGGGACCTCCCCATGCCACTCGGGACGGCGTACCCGGTTCACGTACTTCGAGACGCACAGAAAGCAGCCATGGACCGTCGCAGCTTCATGACCTACAGCGCGGCTGCGCTGGCCGGCCTCGCCGCCCAGTGGGCCACGATCGAGACGGGCCGCCTCAGCGCCGCACTCAGCGGGCGGACGGCTGTCGACACCGAACTCGTCGACTGGCTGGAGGACACCAGCGCGAAGCTGACGGCCCTTCCCACCGAACAGCGCCAGCACACAATCAAGCTCGCGGATGCCCACCTGGCCACAGTCACCGACCTGATCGACGGCGGCCGGTGCTCCGAACGGACCGGCATGCGTCTGCACTCCCTGGCCGCCGCGCTGTCCACCACTTGCGGCTGGTACCGCTTCGATCAGGGGAAGCACTACGCGGCAGGCAAGCTCTGGACAGCGGCCCTGCACGCCTCCCACGCCGCAGGTGACCGAGACTTCGGCGCCGGGGTGCTCTCCGACTTCGCCTACCAGTCCAACTGGCTGGGCATGCCTGCTGTCTCCGTGGAACAGCTCGGCCACGCGATCTCGAGCACCGGCCACCCACCGCCCGGTCGCTGCTGTTCGTGCGCAGGGCCAGGGCTTACGCGGCCCTCGGTCGGCGGACCGACTGCTACCGGGACCTGTCCCGGGCCGAGACCGAACTGGCGGCGCCTGCGGTCGATCCCGCACCGGGCTGGTGCGCATGGATGA
- the tgmA gene encoding putative ATP-grasp-modified RiPP gives MKRRPEAIGLDPATIGDHLPGLVAASQRIEETPMSIPVQPWGINRLALYPNTVRYPFTRTEIDPETQATRYFDPAGRAVDMSSAHGTNQSTASPTATGSDGGGSQPPAPADSDALEDHVPD, from the coding sequence ATGAAACGACGCCCCGAAGCCATCGGCCTGGACCCCGCGACGATCGGAGACCACTTGCCGGGCCTGGTCGCAGCGAGCCAAAGGATCGAGGAGACCCCGATGTCCATCCCCGTCCAGCCGTGGGGCATCAACCGCCTGGCCCTCTACCCGAACACCGTGCGGTACCCGTTCACCCGGACCGAGATCGACCCCGAGACGCAGGCGACACGCTACTTCGACCCGGCGGGCCGGGCCGTCGACATGAGTAGCGCACACGGCACCAATCAGTCGACGGCCTCACCGACCGCGACCGGTTCCGACGGCGGCGGCTCGCAGCCGCCCGCTCCCGCGGACTCGGACGCGCTCGAAGACCACGTGCCGGACTGA